One stretch of Segatella copri DNA includes these proteins:
- a CDS encoding nucleoside deaminase, whose product MTKEELMHRAIELSKNSVKTGGGPFGAVIAKDGIIIAEASNSVTIDLDPTAHAEVNCIRQATRKLKTFNLEGCEIYTSCEPCPMCLGAIYWAHLDRIYYANDRKDAAKIGFDDEFIYEEIDRKIEDRHKPMIALMRDEALGAFRMWEENAEKTEY is encoded by the coding sequence ATGACAAAAGAAGAATTGATGCATAGAGCCATTGAGCTCTCAAAGAATAGCGTGAAGACGGGGGGCGGACCTTTTGGTGCTGTGATTGCCAAGGACGGTATTATCATCGCTGAGGCTTCCAACAGTGTAACCATCGACCTCGACCCTACGGCTCATGCCGAAGTGAACTGTATCCGACAGGCTACCCGCAAACTGAAGACCTTCAATCTGGAAGGTTGCGAAATCTATACCTCTTGCGAGCCATGCCCGATGTGTCTGGGTGCTATCTACTGGGCACATCTCGACCGCATCTATTATGCCAACGACCGGAAGGATGCGGCAAAGATAGGTTTCGATGATGAGTTTATCTACGAGGAGATAGACCGCAAGATAGAAGACCGCCACAAGCCGATGATTGCCCTGATGCGCGATGAGGCGCTCGGTGCCTTCCGCATGTGGGAGGAAAATGCGGAAAAGACGGAGTATTAA
- a CDS encoding nucleobase:cation symporter-2 family protein: protein MEQSIENLYKLDGRVPVGKALPFGLQHVLAMFVSNIAPIMILAGAIGLDSSMSAVLIQNCMVIAGIGTLVQLYPVWRIGSRLPIVMGISFTFLSLAIAIAGAHGMGTLIGAVIIGGLVEGTLGLFAKYWIKLIPPVVAATVVTAIGFSLLPVGANSFAGGQGAADFGSMNNWVVGSVTLLACLLCQIFAKGFLRSLSVLVGLLVGYVLALFMGMIDFSGLSGLSIVALPKILPFTPEFNIGAILSVVAVYLVSATETIGDTSALCNSALKRDPKTKEMGAAVCCDGFVSSVSGLFGCTPITSFSQNVGLAAMSGVVNRFTIAMGAIIMIIGGIFPAIGYVLTTIPQAVLGGCTIMMFGSILFAGFGMMARTGFSQRNMVIVSLSLSVGLGFTSATGMFNIFPEIVRTVFADNCVAVVFLLAVILNLVLPKNLDKA, encoded by the coding sequence ATGGAACAGTCAATAGAAAATCTCTACAAATTAGACGGCAGAGTGCCCGTAGGTAAAGCACTCCCATTTGGCCTTCAGCATGTGCTGGCGATGTTCGTCAGCAATATTGCGCCAATCATGATTCTCGCTGGTGCGATAGGTCTGGACAGTTCGATGAGCGCCGTGCTTATCCAGAACTGTATGGTCATAGCTGGTATCGGTACCTTGGTGCAGCTTTATCCGGTATGGCGTATCGGTTCTCGCCTTCCTATCGTGATGGGTATCTCCTTCACCTTCCTTTCACTTGCCATCGCCATTGCCGGTGCTCATGGTATGGGTACTTTGATAGGCGCTGTCATCATTGGTGGTCTGGTAGAAGGAACACTCGGACTTTTCGCCAAGTATTGGATCAAGCTCATTCCGCCTGTAGTAGCCGCTACCGTGGTAACAGCCATCGGTTTCTCGCTCCTTCCTGTTGGTGCCAACTCTTTTGCGGGTGGTCAGGGTGCAGCTGATTTCGGTAGCATGAACAACTGGGTTGTGGGTTCTGTCACTTTGCTGGCTTGTCTGCTTTGTCAGATTTTCGCCAAGGGTTTCTTGCGTTCACTCTCTGTATTGGTAGGACTGCTGGTAGGTTATGTTCTGGCTCTGTTTATGGGAATGATAGATTTCAGTGGACTTTCTGGTCTCTCTATCGTAGCTTTGCCAAAGATTTTGCCATTCACTCCTGAATTCAATATCGGTGCTATTCTCTCGGTGGTAGCAGTATATCTGGTTTCTGCCACAGAGACGATTGGTGATACTTCTGCGCTCTGCAACAGTGCGTTGAAGCGTGATCCTAAGACCAAGGAGATGGGAGCGGCAGTCTGCTGCGATGGTTTCGTAAGTTCGGTTTCCGGTCTTTTCGGTTGTACTCCTATCACTTCTTTCAGCCAGAATGTGGGTTTGGCAGCGATGTCAGGAGTAGTGAACCGCTTTACCATTGCCATGGGTGCCATCATCATGATTATCGGTGGTATCTTCCCAGCTATCGGTTATGTATTGACTACGATTCCTCAGGCTGTATTGGGCGGCTGTACCATCATGATGTTTGGTAGCATCCTCTTTGCCGGTTTCGGCATGATGGCGCGTACAGGCTTCTCTCAGCGCAACATGGTCATCGTGAGCCTCTCGCTCAGCGTTGGTCTCGGATTCACATCTGCAACAGGTATGTTCAACATCTTCCCAGAGATTGTGCGCACCGTTTTTGCAGATAACTGTGTGGCAGTAGTCTTCCTGCTCGCCGTTATCCTGAACCTCGTGTTGCCGAAGAATCTGGATAAGGCATAA
- a CDS encoding YqiA/YcfP family alpha/beta fold hydrolase, whose protein sequence is MNPYIKQFPDLMAGKKIMYVHGFLSSAQSGTVKMLQELMPNATLVAEDIPVHPEEGIEMLQKMAETEKPDLIIGTSMGGMYTELLKGFDRILVNPAFEMGNTMSSMTGKQEFQNPRKDGVNELMVNKGLIKEYRDFTERCFQDITPEEQQRVYGLFGDADPLVHTFDLFHEHYPLAIPFHGEHRLIDKVAFHYLCPVIRWIDDKQNGKERPIVYIDFDALHDSYMKATSSMHKAYEMLIEHYNVYIVAPAPTNDHEYMAKVQTWVEEYLSTPAYNHIIFCNQKNLLYGDYFIDPSPCDGFMGTTIEYGSDEFKTFEEIITFFERLGGQ, encoded by the coding sequence ATGAACCCATATATCAAACAATTCCCCGACCTCATGGCGGGCAAGAAAATCATGTACGTTCACGGTTTCCTCTCTTCTGCTCAGAGCGGCACCGTAAAGATGTTGCAGGAACTGATGCCGAATGCCACCCTCGTGGCTGAAGACATCCCGGTACATCCGGAAGAGGGCATAGAGATGCTGCAGAAGATGGCGGAGACTGAGAAGCCTGACCTCATCATCGGTACCTCGATGGGAGGCATGTATACCGAACTGCTGAAAGGATTCGACCGCATCCTCGTAAACCCTGCCTTCGAGATGGGCAATACGATGAGCAGCATGACCGGCAAGCAGGAATTCCAGAACCCGAGAAAAGACGGAGTGAACGAACTGATGGTTAACAAAGGCCTCATCAAGGAATACCGTGACTTTACCGAGCGTTGCTTCCAGGACATTACTCCCGAGGAGCAGCAACGTGTTTATGGTCTCTTCGGCGATGCTGATCCGCTGGTCCATACCTTCGACCTCTTCCACGAGCACTATCCACTCGCCATCCCATTCCATGGCGAGCACCGACTTATCGACAAGGTAGCATTCCACTATCTCTGTCCGGTTATCCGATGGATAGACGACAAGCAGAACGGCAAGGAGCGCCCTATCGTATACATAGACTTCGATGCCCTGCACGACAGTTACATGAAGGCAACCAGCTCGATGCACAAGGCTTACGAGATGCTGATAGAGCATTACAACGTATACATCGTAGCCCCAGCGCCAACCAACGACCATGAATACATGGCGAAGGTACAGACCTGGGTGGAGGAATATCTCTCTACCCCAGCCTACAACCACATCATCTTCTGCAACCAGAAGAACCTGCTCTACGGCGATTACTTCATCGACCCTAGCCCATGCGATGGTTTCATGGGTACGACGATAGAATACGGCAGCGATGAATTCAAGACCTTCGAAGAAATCATCACCTTCTTCGAAAGACTGGGAGGACAGTGA
- a CDS encoding AAA family ATPase, with translation MSYANIIGRNKEINILDRIYKSKKSELVAIYGRRRVGKSYLVSECFGKKILFKAVGTYIKDGDKDYESYRQLQLAHFYDSLVIAGLSTKESKPTCWREAFLLLRKVLEGKRNRRKIIFIDELPWLAGPQSSEMIAELGYFWNSWADSERNIILIVCGSATSWMLDNVIHDYGGLHGRLTETIKLFPFTLAECEKYYKKNGFHLSRYEMCVSYMAIGGIPYYLDKLRNDRTMTDNIDSIFFADELIHQEFKDVYTGLYSSKEKYVDIVKAIGSKFYGMTQSELSKATGIKTGGTLTKLLDNLRESGITREYPRYGKERVETVYQLKDFFSLFYLRFVHGKQVKQGGWNAIHGTATFYTWAGDTFELLSIEHLQNIQDTLRIHSVERNYSWCGKAEDGKGAQIDLVMESKSTQTDYLCEMKFSTGNFTITQDVEENIRHKIDAFANSKMHNKTRSIQTVLVTTIGLSSNMHASIINHLITLEQLFQR, from the coding sequence ATGAGTTACGCAAATATCATAGGAAGAAATAAAGAGATAAACATACTCGATAGAATATACAAGTCAAAGAAATCTGAACTTGTAGCCATTTATGGCCGTCGAAGAGTAGGCAAATCTTATCTCGTAAGCGAATGCTTTGGAAAGAAGATTCTCTTCAAAGCAGTAGGTACTTATATTAAAGACGGAGACAAGGACTATGAGTCTTATCGTCAACTTCAACTTGCGCATTTCTATGATTCGCTAGTGATTGCAGGATTATCGACAAAGGAGTCGAAACCCACTTGTTGGAGAGAGGCATTTTTACTTTTGAGAAAAGTTCTGGAAGGAAAAAGAAACAGAAGGAAAATCATCTTTATCGATGAACTTCCATGGCTTGCAGGACCGCAATCATCAGAAATGATAGCAGAACTGGGATATTTTTGGAATTCATGGGCAGACAGTGAACGAAATATTATACTCATTGTCTGTGGATCGGCTACAAGTTGGATGCTTGATAATGTGATACATGACTATGGAGGTCTGCATGGAAGACTCACGGAAACCATCAAACTATTCCCTTTCACTCTAGCAGAATGCGAAAAGTACTACAAGAAAAATGGTTTTCATCTCTCACGCTATGAAATGTGCGTGAGTTATATGGCTATAGGTGGAATCCCCTATTATCTGGATAAGCTCCGCAACGACAGAACAATGACAGACAACATAGACAGCATATTCTTTGCTGATGAATTGATTCATCAGGAATTCAAAGATGTTTATACAGGACTTTATTCTAGCAAAGAAAAATACGTAGACATCGTCAAAGCTATTGGCAGCAAGTTCTATGGAATGACTCAATCAGAGCTTTCCAAGGCTACAGGTATCAAAACTGGAGGTACCCTGACAAAGCTACTTGACAACCTTAGAGAATCAGGAATTACGAGAGAGTATCCCCGCTATGGAAAGGAAAGAGTCGAAACCGTATATCAGCTAAAAGATTTCTTTTCTCTATTCTATCTGAGATTTGTTCATGGCAAACAAGTCAAACAAGGAGGATGGAACGCTATCCATGGGACAGCCACATTCTACACATGGGCTGGAGATACGTTTGAACTTTTGAGCATAGAGCATCTGCAAAACATACAAGACACTCTACGTATCCATTCGGTTGAAAGGAACTACAGTTGGTGTGGGAAAGCTGAAGACGGAAAAGGTGCTCAAATAGATTTAGTCATGGAGAGTAAAAGTACTCAAACAGATTATCTCTGCGAAATGAAATTTTCAACAGGTAATTTTACTATCACACAAGATGTCGAGGAGAATATACGTCACAAGATAGACGCTTTCGCAAATAGCAAGATGCATAACAAGACTCGCTCAATACAAACTGTTTTGGTGACAACAATAGGACTTAGTTCCAATATGCATGCAAGTATCATCAATCACCTGATAACTCTTGAGCAATTATTTCAACGATAA
- the xpt gene encoding xanthine phosphoribosyltransferase — MDLLKERIMQEGRCFPGGILKVDSFVNHQMDPILMMDLAKEFVRLFKDIKYNKIITIEASGIAPAIMVGYLTNLPVVFVKKKQPKTMEGMITSVVHSFTKDRDYTVCVSNSYLTPEDRVIFIDDFLANGNASKGVMDLCEKAGAKIEAMGFIIEKAFQHGGDFLRKEGIRYEALATVESLDDCKIVLK; from the coding sequence ATGGATTTACTGAAAGAAAGAATTATGCAGGAGGGCAGATGCTTTCCTGGTGGAATCTTAAAAGTAGACAGCTTTGTAAACCATCAGATGGACCCTATTCTGATGATGGACTTAGCTAAGGAATTCGTGCGCCTTTTCAAGGACATCAAGTACAACAAGATTATTACTATCGAGGCTTCGGGCATCGCGCCTGCCATCATGGTAGGTTATCTGACCAATCTTCCTGTTGTATTTGTGAAGAAAAAGCAGCCTAAGACTATGGAGGGTATGATTACCTCTGTGGTTCACTCTTTTACAAAGGACCGCGATTATACGGTTTGTGTGAGCAACAGTTATCTTACTCCTGAGGACCGTGTTATCTTTATCGATGACTTCCTTGCCAACGGTAATGCGTCTAAGGGTGTGATGGACCTTTGCGAGAAGGCTGGTGCCAAGATTGAGGCGATGGGTTTCATCATAGAGAAGGCTTTCCAGCATGGTGGTGACTTCCTGCGCAAGGAGGGAATCCGTTATGAGGCGCTCGCTACCGTAGAGAGCCTGGATGATTGCAAGATTGTCTTGAAGTAA